The nucleotide window CCGGCAGCGCCGCCGTACGAATCACCTCGTCGATGATCAGCTTGCCCACGTACAGCGTGCTCACCGGCAGCAGCGAGCGAACGAGCCGGATGCTGATGGTCGCGATGGTGAGCGGCGCGCTGGTGCCCCACACCAGCAGGAACAGCGGCCCGACATGCCGGAGCGCGCCGAGCCGTTCGCGGAACGACTTGATCGGTGGTGGGGACTGTCTCGGACGCGCCATGCGGTGAATCTGGGTACGGGCGGGCAGCACGGCCATTGCGAGCAGGGGATAATTTCCTTGCCATGCGCCTCACGCTTTCAACTCTCGGTTCGCGCTTTGGCCACCGCCTCGTTGGGGTCGGTGCGATGGCCGCCCTTGCCGCCTGTGGCGCAGGAGGCGGGACGCGCACGGGCGCCATCCCTGGCCCCGCCGCCGCGCAAGTCCCGATCGAACTGGACGGGCGCGTTGACGACTGGGCCGGTGTTCCAATGCTGTCGCAAGCCGCGCAACCGGACGGACCACTGCACGCGGCGTGGGCGACCGACGACGCCAAGTGGTTGTACCTGTCGTTCTCCGTGCGCGACACGGTGAGCAACTCCGCCATGCCGGGTACGCTGCATGTGCTCATCGACGCCGACGATAACACACAGACCGGCGGAAGCGTGTTCGATGCCGCGGGCGGTCTCACCGGCGTCGAGCTGTCGCTCGACATGTCACGTACCGACAAGCCGCAGGGCAATGGGATCGGCGCCGGCGCCGCGCTGCGTACAGTTGGCGCCGCTGCACTCGACGCATACCGTAGCGCGTACGAGCTCGATGTGGTCGCGCTGCCCACGTGGAGCGCCACTCGCTTCGAGCTTCGGATCGCCCGCGGCGGCGCGTTCGATGGATTTGGTCGGTTAGGGCGCGCGGTGCGTGTCCGCCTGGTGTTCGAAGCGACGAGTGGTGCCGTCTCAGCGCTTCCCGCCGCGCGGTATGTATTCGCCACGCCGCTCGACACCCGACCGCGGGCAAACCTCGTGTCGGCGATCCCGACGAAAGCCGCGGGCTCGGTGCGCGTGGTGCAGTGGAATGTGTCGGAGGGTTCGTTCCGCTCGCCGACCAATCACGCCAAGCTGTTAGCGGCGGTGGCACCCGATATCATTTTGCTGGACGAAGCGTACGCCGAGACGTCCGACTCCACCTTGGCGGACTTCTTCGCGCGCCCTGAACTGGCCGCACTGGGCCACTGGCGCTTCGTGTACTCGCGCACGGGCGGTCGACAGCACACCGTGGTTGCCACGCGCGATCGCGACATCCGTCAGGCGGCATCGATGGTGCGCGTGGAGTATCCATCCGGCGTGCTCGACAGCGTGCGCGCCACTGCACCGAGCGCCGCGCAGCATCTGTTCGACACCGAAGCGAAGGCCCAGCTGTCGAGTACGGGTGCATGGATCACGGTAGGCGGCATCGAGACGCTGTTCGTGCCACTCGACCTCCAAAGCGGCGGCTTCTTCGGCAATCCGCAGGATCAGTTGCGTGTACTGCAAAGCCGAGCGATCCGCGCGCACGTGCAGCGCGAGTTGGCGTCGGGTGCAACACAAGGTGCAATACTAGGTGCAACACGAGGTGCAACACGCAGCGCGTTGGTGATTGCCGGCGACTTCAATGCGATCGGCTCCTACGAGTCGATTTACACCCTCCAGCAGGGCCTCGATGTCGACGGGTCCGACCTGACGCTCAGTGATTCCTGGCGACTCGGCGAGCGCACGCTGGTGTCGTGGACAGACCCGAAGGTCGGTCAGTTCCTTCCTGGCCGTCTCGATCTCACCCTGTACTCCGACGCGGCGTTCGAACGCACGGGTGGCTTTGCGTTCTCGAGTGTCGATCTCACGTCCGCATTCGCCGCCTCACTCGGCATCGCGCGCGAGACGTCGGCCGGGACCGCTGATCACCTGATCATGGTCACCGACCTCCGCGCCAGGCGATAGACTCGGCATCCAGGGCATATCCCCCAGAACCCGCTATCTTTGAGGAACGCACGGGACGCGCCCGTGCCGAACCACGATGATCGGACGAGGCGGGTATGTCGCGGGCGTTTCTGAGAGATGATGCGGAGGGCGAAATGCCCCGCCGCAATTACCACCTGCCGGAGCGCACCGACGCGGGCTACGATCGAGCCTGTGCGCGGGCGCTGCTGGAAGCCGCGCGAGTGAACGAAACGCAGTTGGCCGAACGCGCCACCGGCTACTACTGGGGTGAACCGCTGCTCAAGCCGTTCGTCGAAGAGCTGCGTGTGGAAGCCGAGCAGCAGGGCGACGACCGTCTCGAACAGCTGGCCCGGCGTTTTCTGGCGTGATGCGCCATTCCGCGCCGTGATACGCGCGCCATCTCGTGGTAAGGCTGTTCGTCTTTCCCAAAAGAGAACTGCCTACCGCGGGTCTGCACGAATGACCGCGAATAAACAACAACACGAGGCCACTCGGGTTCATCCGCGGACATTCGTGCGAATTCGTGGTGAAGTTGTTGATTGTTCGAACGTCAGTATCATCCAAACCGCCGGCTGCCTCACCCGCCGTGTCGCTCCAGCCACGCCATCGTTTCGTGCATTGCTTCGGCCCACTGCGCGGCGGTGGTCAAATGCCCGGCGCCTCGCATCGTGTGATGACGCTGCGGGGCGACGTGCGCCGAATCCGCAGCAATCGCGTCGTGCAGGCGAAACACCGCGTGCGGTGGCACACTCGCGTCGTGTTCGGCGGTGATGCTGAGCAGCGCGACGTCGCGGAAGGCGGACAGCACGTGATGCGCGCTGGTGTCGCGGGTCCATTCCGGAGAGCCGAGCAGCGCGACCACCGCACGCAGCGGCACGCCAGCTGATACCGCGCGATAGGCGAGGAACGCGCCCATCGAGATCCCCACCAGTGAGACCCGCTCTCGGTCGACGCCGCACTCGGCCACCAACGCGTCGATCAACGTAGGCAGTTCGCGCACCGTTGCTTCCATCACGTCAAGCATCACCGGCAGCGCGCCATCCGCCGAGTGCTGAAGCCGTTCGGTCAGCGCGGCACTTGAGCGGGCCCCATGATCGACCGCATCGACGCCGACGGCGACAAAGCCGAGAGCCGCGCAGCGTTCGAGTTCCGCCGCGTGAGCCAAAGCATCGGCACGGAAACCGTGCATCCAGAGCACCGCGGGACGCGTCTGGTCTGACGACAGCACCGGCGCCGCGATCAGCAGCGGTACGCCGGCCAGCACCATCGCCCGCGATGTCACGGCGAGATCGGCGTTACACTCGAGGTGATGTACGTGACCTCATCGTCGATCGCGTCGCGGACGGGATCGAGACTCAACGTGGTGGGATAACCCAAGGCGGCATCGAATGCCATCGACTGAACCACGCCTGCGCGCGTGAGCCCCTGGCGCGCCTGCGCGAACAGCTGATCAACGGTGCGAAAGATCGTCAGCAAGGTCACCGACAGCGATTCTCCCGTGGTCACGTTCACGGCGCGCGTGACCGATCCCGCCGTAACCGTGACCTGAAACGTGGTCGAGCCGGTGACGCAGAAGCACAGCACGCGCTGCTGCATCGTATAGCTGTTCGATGTCGGGCGCGTGCTTTCCCACCGTCGCTGCGCGGCCGTCAGCCGCGCTTCCTCGGGACCGGTGGGATCGCTGCAGCCGCCAGCCAGCAGTAGGAGCCCGAGGAGCGCAACGGCCAACCGCATTACGCCTTCGCCGCCTTCGCCGCGTCGAGGTGCGCCTGCATCCGCTTGCGGAATCGCTCGGAAATCAAGCGACCCATTTCCGTTTCCTTGGCCACCCACTCAGCGTTGCGGAACGCGATCGGGTTCATCGCCGCCCGATACTCGGCGAGCCACGGCTCGATGCGCGAGAAAATCAACAGCCCTTCGCCGTTGCTCTCCATCATGAAGTCGGCGTGCATGACGCCGTGACGCGCCATCGCGTACGTCATCTCCCAGTACGACGTGCACTGACGAAACGCCGCGTTGAGCGGATGATCACCCTTCGTTACGGCGATCACGTCCTCGAAGCTCGTGGGAAGAAACTTGGCGATCAACTGAGTGCGCGATTCGCGCATCACATCTTCGCGACGGAGCTCGTACAGCTTGAGGA belongs to Gemmatimonas sp. and includes:
- a CDS encoding DUF6174 domain-containing protein is translated as MRLAVALLGLLLLAGGCSDPTGPEEARLTAAQRRWESTRPTSNSYTMQQRVLCFCVTGSTTFQVTVTAGSVTRAVNVTTGESLSVTLLTIFRTVDQLFAQARQGLTRAGVVQSMAFDAALGYPTTLSLDPVRDAIDDEVTYITSSVTPISP
- a CDS encoding dienelactone hydrolase family protein encodes the protein MTSRAMVLAGVPLLIAAPVLSSDQTRPAVLWMHGFRADALAHAAELERCAALGFVAVGVDAVDHGARSSAALTERLQHSADGALPVMLDVMEATVRELPTLIDALVAECGVDRERVSLVGISMGAFLAYRAVSAGVPLRAVVALLGSPEWTRDTSAHHVLSAFRDVALLSITAEHDASVPPHAVFRLHDAIAADSAHVAPQRHHTMRGAGHLTTAAQWAEAMHETMAWLERHGG
- a CDS encoding endonuclease/exonuclease/phosphatase family protein, giving the protein MRLTLSTLGSRFGHRLVGVGAMAALAACGAGGGTRTGAIPGPAAAQVPIELDGRVDDWAGVPMLSQAAQPDGPLHAAWATDDAKWLYLSFSVRDTVSNSAMPGTLHVLIDADDNTQTGGSVFDAAGGLTGVELSLDMSRTDKPQGNGIGAGAALRTVGAAALDAYRSAYELDVVALPTWSATRFELRIARGGAFDGFGRLGRAVRVRLVFEATSGAVSALPAARYVFATPLDTRPRANLVSAIPTKAAGSVRVVQWNVSEGSFRSPTNHAKLLAAVAPDIILLDEAYAETSDSTLADFFARPELAALGHWRFVYSRTGGRQHTVVATRDRDIRQAASMVRVEYPSGVLDSVRATAPSAAQHLFDTEAKAQLSSTGAWITVGGIETLFVPLDLQSGGFFGNPQDQLRVLQSRAIRAHVQRELASGATQGAILGATRGATRSALVIAGDFNAIGSYESIYTLQQGLDVDGSDLTLSDSWRLGERTLVSWTDPKVGQFLPGRLDLTLYSDAAFERTGGFAFSSVDLTSAFAASLGIARETSAGTADHLIMVTDLRARR